Proteins encoded within one genomic window of Bacillota bacterium:
- the hisB gene encoding imidazoleglycerol-phosphate dehydratase HisB, which produces MNRKARIERETKETCITLGLNLDGKGESRLDTGIPFLEHMLELWARHGFFDLEIKADGDLEVEPHHLVEDIGLCLGMALNEALGKKEGISRYGSAILPMDDALVLVAVDFSGRPYLNYEMPLVPGMIGQLDLELIEEFWRAVTNEARMNFHIKLLDGSNRHHAVEALFKGAGRAMHQASSGREGLDGVLSTKGVL; this is translated from the coding sequence ATGAACAGGAAAGCCAGGATTGAAAGAGAAACGAAGGAGACGTGTATTACCCTCGGTTTGAACCTGGATGGCAAGGGGGAATCACGCCTGGACACGGGCATACCTTTTCTGGAACATATGCTGGAACTGTGGGCCCGCCATGGGTTTTTTGATCTGGAGATAAAGGCTGACGGCGACCTGGAGGTTGAACCTCATCACCTCGTCGAGGACATCGGGCTCTGCCTGGGGATGGCACTGAACGAGGCACTCGGAAAGAAGGAAGGTATCAGCCGCTACGGGTCAGCAATCCTGCCCATGGATGACGCACTGGTCCTCGTTGCCGTTGATTTTTCCGGTCGTCCGTATCTGAATTATGAAATGCCTCTCGTACCGGGGATGATCGGGCAACTGGATCTGGAATTGATCGAAGAATTCTGGCGTGCGGTGACCAACGAGGCGCGCATGAATTTTCACATCAAATTGCTGGATGGTTCCAACCGCCACCATGCGGTGGAGGCTCTCTTCAAAGGCGCTGGCAGGGCCATGCATCAAGCATCATCGGGAAGAGAAGGGTTGGATGGGGTGCTTTCTACCAAGGGAGTTTTGTAA
- the hisD gene encoding histidinol dehydrogenase, which yields MSPRVFSFSRFKEKHARPGLWMDHDREIDDVRKIIRAVQEKGDRALFEYTSLFDGAVITGLALTADEENAAVGEVSSILKDSIREALKNIEDYHRRQIPASIWSEGDGIRIGQVYRPLKRVGAYVPGGTASYPSSVLMTVVPAHVAGVEEINVCTPPAPDGKISPAVIFAAREAGAGTIFKIGGAQAVAALAYGTESIPAVDKIVGPGNIYVTLAKREVAGDVGIDMLAGPSEIMIVADSTARADYIAADLLSQAEHGPLSRSYLVTDSAELIDRVGKELDRQLADLPRRDVASVSLEKQGGLVLVGNLGEAWEIVNLIAPEHLEILLPQPWKYIEEVRNAGTVFLGPYSPEPLGDYWAGVNHVLPTGGSARFSSPLGVDDFMRYTQVVSYEKGALGKVSTAIQELAGAEGFDAHARSIKIRGRSDEQESQD from the coding sequence TTGTCCCCGAGGGTTTTCAGTTTTTCCCGATTCAAAGAAAAACATGCCCGGCCCGGATTGTGGATGGATCATGACCGCGAAATTGATGATGTGCGCAAGATAATAAGAGCGGTGCAGGAAAAAGGTGATCGGGCGCTTTTTGAATATACTTCACTCTTCGATGGTGCGGTGATCACCGGTCTGGCACTTACCGCTGACGAAGAGAATGCGGCGGTTGGCGAGGTTTCTTCCATATTGAAGGACAGCATCCGTGAAGCTTTGAAAAACATCGAGGACTACCATCGTCGGCAGATACCCGCATCCATCTGGTCAGAGGGTGATGGCATACGTATCGGCCAGGTTTATCGTCCGCTGAAGAGGGTGGGGGCCTATGTTCCCGGCGGAACGGCTTCATATCCTTCATCTGTCCTGATGACGGTGGTTCCGGCTCACGTGGCCGGTGTTGAAGAGATCAATGTCTGCACGCCACCTGCACCCGACGGGAAAATAAGCCCCGCCGTTATTTTTGCTGCACGGGAGGCCGGGGCAGGAACAATCTTCAAAATCGGCGGTGCACAGGCTGTGGCGGCGTTGGCGTACGGTACCGAATCCATTCCGGCGGTGGACAAGATCGTGGGGCCGGGAAACATCTACGTCACATTGGCCAAAAGGGAGGTTGCCGGGGATGTCGGCATCGACATGCTCGCCGGCCCGAGTGAAATCATGATCGTCGCCGATTCCACTGCCCGGGCCGATTATATCGCCGCCGATCTGCTTTCCCAGGCCGAACATGGCCCGCTATCACGTTCCTACCTGGTCACGGACAGCGCGGAACTGATTGACAGGGTAGGGAAGGAACTGGACAGACAGTTGGCCGATTTGCCCCGCCGTGATGTAGCTTCTGTTTCCCTGGAAAAACAGGGGGGGCTGGTTCTGGTCGGCAACCTCGGGGAAGCCTGGGAAATTGTAAATTTGATTGCTCCGGAACACCTGGAGATACTTCTTCCACAACCATGGAAATATATCGAGGAGGTTAGAAATGCGGGTACCGTTTTCCTGGGGCCGTATTCGCCCGAACCCCTCGGGGATTACTGGGCCGGGGTCAATCATGTCCTGCCCACCGGCGGTTCGGCACGTTTTTCCTCGCCGCTGGGAGTGGACGATTTCATGAGATACACGCAGGTCGTCTCCTACGAGAAAGGGGCGCTGGGAAAGGTATCTACCGCCATTCAGGAGCTGGCCGGGGCGGAGGGATTCGATGCCCATGCCCGATCAATCAAAATAAGGGGGAGAAGTGATGAACAGGAAAGCCAGGATTGA
- a CDS encoding YkuS family protein: MAKKIAVSDALSPVKRLLNYEGYDVFNIENEEELSGVGMDDYDAIILTGIDRNLMGVHRLFGGAPIIDAAGKSPEEILDELHVRLGPMPD, from the coding sequence ATGGCAAAGAAGATTGCAGTAAGTGATGCACTTTCACCGGTCAAGAGATTGTTGAATTATGAAGGGTATGACGTCTTCAACATCGAAAATGAAGAGGAGCTCAGCGGGGTAGGTATGGATGATTATGACGCCATCATTCTTACCGGCATCGACAGGAATCTGATGGGCGTTCACCGGCTGTTTGGAGGTGCACCGATCATAGATGCAGCCGGCAAGAGCCCGGAGGAGATCCTTGATGAACTCCATGTCAGGCTGGGGCCAATGCCGGATTGA
- the aroA gene encoding 3-phosphoshikimate 1-carboxyvinyltransferase encodes MKDAEDVLVVRPSRKICGELTVPGDKSISHRAVIIGSLAEGRTMIYNFLRSEDCRATISCLRSLGVEIEQAGEQIHLTGRGLHLQPPDRPLYAGNSGTTVRLLAGVLAGQKFTSEIHGDDSLSCRPMLRVTEPLRRMGATVGHRAGGLPLKITGGNLRPISYDLPVASAQVKSAVLLAGLFAEGQTSVREPAPTRDHTERMLKTFKAEVCSQGSIRAVRGPASLEGCRIDIPGDISSAAYFMVAAAVIPGSEVFVRGVGINPTRTGVIDILQRMGARPTILNRRVHGNEEVGDIRIRGEGTLTGVTVEGEIIPRLIDEIPALAVAALAARGMTVIRGAAELRVKESDRIASLVREFGRMGARIEERPDGLIIEGGVPLHGCLCESHGDHRLAMALAIAGLRATGQTLIREPGCIRVSYPSFARDLARLT; translated from the coding sequence TTGAAAGATGCCGAAGACGTTCTTGTCGTCAGACCTTCCCGCAAGATTTGCGGGGAACTGACCGTTCCGGGAGACAAATCCATATCCCATCGTGCCGTGATCATCGGTTCCCTGGCGGAGGGGAGAACCATGATATACAATTTTCTCCGCTCGGAAGATTGCCGGGCCACGATCAGCTGCCTGCGTTCCCTCGGGGTCGAGATCGAGCAGGCGGGCGAACAGATACACCTCACCGGGCGGGGGTTGCACCTGCAACCACCGGATCGGCCCCTGTATGCAGGGAATTCGGGGACCACGGTCCGCCTCCTGGCAGGGGTGCTGGCCGGACAGAAGTTCACATCCGAAATTCATGGGGATGATTCCCTGAGCTGCCGCCCCATGCTCCGTGTGACCGAGCCCCTCCGCAGGATGGGTGCCACGGTGGGCCATCGGGCAGGCGGACTGCCTTTAAAAATTACGGGAGGAAATCTACGGCCGATCAGCTACGATCTGCCGGTGGCCAGTGCCCAGGTAAAATCTGCGGTTCTGCTTGCGGGCCTTTTCGCTGAAGGGCAAACTTCGGTCCGGGAACCTGCCCCCACACGTGACCATACCGAACGTATGTTGAAAACCTTCAAAGCAGAAGTTTGCAGTCAGGGTAGCATCAGGGCTGTAAGGGGGCCGGCGAGCCTCGAAGGGTGCCGCATAGACATCCCCGGTGATATCTCCTCGGCGGCATATTTCATGGTTGCGGCGGCGGTCATACCGGGGTCGGAAGTTTTTGTCCGCGGCGTGGGCATCAACCCTACCCGTACGGGCGTCATCGACATCTTGCAGCGGATGGGAGCACGGCCAACGATACTGAACAGGCGTGTTCATGGCAATGAAGAAGTTGGCGATATCCGTATCAGGGGGGAAGGTACGCTCACCGGGGTGACCGTGGAAGGAGAGATCATTCCCCGGTTGATCGATGAAATACCCGCTCTGGCAGTGGCGGCCCTGGCCGCCAGGGGGATGACGGTGATCAGGGGTGCCGCCGAGCTGAGAGTGAAAGAATCCGACCGTATTGCTTCCCTGGTGCGGGAATTCGGCAGGATGGGGGCACGGATCGAGGAGAGGCCGGATGGCCTGATCATCGAGGGGGGAGTTCCCCTGCACGGCTGTCTCTGTGAGAGCCACGGGGATCACCGCCTGGCCATGGCCCTGGCCATAGCTGGCCTTCGGGCAACGGGGCAGACGCTGATCAGGGAACCGGGTTGTATCCGGGTTTCATACCCTTCCTTTGCCCGTGACCTGGCCCGGCTGACCTGA
- a CDS encoding prephenate dehydrogenase: protein MSGKRSRLFERIALLGTGLMGGSLGMAIRECTLATEVVGYDRDPEVLTTALERGAVDRAVGSPREAVVGAELVVLAVPIRFCRQLVESCTAHFSSGTVVTDLGSTKQFLAEELRGILPRGVIYVGGHPMTGSEESGIEAADPALLENAIYVLTPDEGQSQKEWGRMVDLIEGIGAQPLVISPAEHDQLVALVSHLPHLAAVALVEVAAEEGKEEMVQTLAAGGFRDTTRIAMGNPEIWRDIFATNREAIDIFLGRYLHELEEVRRMITGGQEDKITATLERARSFRRKIPFRSRGIFPDLFDIIVLVKDTPGTIGRIASLVGGAGFNIAEVEILHVREEEGGSIRFGFRQKEQRDGALAVLKERGYRVHRR from the coding sequence GTGTCGGGAAAAAGATCCAGACTTTTTGAACGGATAGCGCTGTTGGGAACGGGTCTGATGGGCGGTTCCCTGGGCATGGCCATCCGGGAGTGTACCCTCGCCACGGAAGTGGTCGGGTATGACCGCGATCCGGAAGTACTGACCACGGCACTTGAAAGGGGGGCGGTTGACCGCGCGGTTGGCAGTCCCCGGGAAGCGGTGGTGGGAGCGGAGCTGGTGGTTCTGGCCGTTCCGATCAGATTCTGCCGCCAACTTGTGGAAAGTTGCACAGCTCATTTTTCGTCCGGAACGGTGGTCACGGACCTGGGTAGCACCAAACAGTTCCTGGCGGAAGAGTTGCGCGGAATCCTTCCCCGGGGTGTCATATATGTTGGCGGGCATCCCATGACCGGTTCCGAGGAATCGGGTATCGAGGCAGCCGATCCGGCTTTGCTGGAGAATGCAATCTACGTATTGACTCCCGACGAAGGGCAATCTCAAAAAGAATGGGGGCGCATGGTCGACCTGATCGAGGGGATCGGAGCCCAGCCGTTGGTTATCTCCCCGGCCGAGCATGATCAACTCGTGGCACTGGTCAGCCACCTGCCCCATCTGGCTGCCGTTGCCCTGGTGGAGGTGGCGGCGGAGGAAGGGAAGGAAGAGATGGTGCAGACGCTGGCCGCCGGGGGGTTCAGGGATACCACACGAATAGCAATGGGGAACCCGGAGATATGGCGCGATATTTTCGCGACCAACCGGGAGGCGATCGACATTTTTCTGGGTCGTTACCTTCATGAGCTGGAGGAGGTACGGCGGATGATCACGGGCGGGCAGGAGGACAAGATCACAGCCACGCTTGAACGGGCGCGCAGTTTCCGGCGCAAGATACCTTTCCGCAGCAGGGGGATATTTCCCGATCTGTTTGACATCATCGTTCTGGTCAAGGATACACCGGGGACGATCGGGAGAATAGCATCGCTGGTGGGAGGGGCGGGGTTCAATATTGCGGAAGTCGAGATCCTCCATGTGCGTGAAGAGGAGGGCGGCTCGATCCGTTTCGGTTTCCGGCAGAAAGAACAACGTGATGGGGCCCTGGCCGTATTGAAAGAAAGGGGCTATCGTGTCCACCGACGCTGA
- the aroF gene encoding 3-deoxy-7-phosphoheptulonate synthase → MIVVMKPGTPAEVIADISARLEDMGYSVHRSTGEDRTILGVVGRPREGMFEKLQVSPGVEKVLPISKPFKLACREFHPRDTVIPLGKKGANIGAEQLVIMAGPCAVEGEEQLMETARILKEAGAGVLRGGAFKPRTSPYSFQGMEEEGLKILKRVAERFGLLTVSEIVDPINVGMVAAYVDILQVGTRNMQNFYLLKELGRIDKPVLLKRGMSATIEEWLMAAEYIISGGNHRVILCERGIRTFETYTRNTLDISAIPVVKELSHLPVIADPSHGTGRWQLVPAMSKAAIAAGADGLIIEVHPCPEEALSDGPQSLSFDNFLLMMDSLKEVASCVGKKIQTF, encoded by the coding sequence ATGATTGTGGTGATGAAGCCCGGAACTCCGGCCGAAGTTATTGCCGACATATCGGCACGGCTAGAGGACATGGGATACAGCGTTCACAGATCCACCGGTGAAGACCGGACCATACTCGGGGTTGTGGGAAGGCCACGCGAAGGGATGTTCGAAAAGTTGCAGGTCAGCCCCGGTGTGGAGAAGGTTCTGCCCATATCCAAACCATTCAAGTTGGCCTGCCGGGAATTTCATCCCCGGGATACGGTCATTCCTCTGGGCAAAAAGGGCGCAAACATAGGCGCCGAACAGCTGGTCATCATGGCCGGCCCCTGCGCTGTCGAGGGGGAAGAACAGCTGATGGAGACTGCCCGGATATTGAAAGAAGCAGGGGCGGGGGTCTTGAGAGGGGGAGCTTTCAAGCCGCGCACCTCGCCATACAGTTTTCAGGGTATGGAAGAAGAAGGGTTGAAGATACTGAAGAGAGTCGCGGAGAGGTTCGGCCTGCTGACAGTTTCCGAGATTGTCGACCCCATAAACGTGGGGATGGTAGCCGCTTACGTGGACATATTGCAGGTAGGAACGAGAAACATGCAGAACTTCTATCTGTTGAAAGAACTGGGGCGTATCGACAAACCGGTACTGTTGAAACGGGGGATGTCGGCCACCATCGAGGAGTGGCTGATGGCAGCGGAGTATATAATCAGCGGGGGCAATCACAGGGTGATCCTCTGTGAACGGGGAATCCGTACCTTTGAAACATATACCCGCAATACCCTCGATATCAGTGCTATCCCCGTTGTCAAGGAACTCAGCCACCTTCCGGTGATCGCCGATCCGAGCCATGGAACCGGCCGCTGGCAGCTGGTGCCGGCGATGAGCAAGGCGGCAATCGCCGCCGGAGCTGACGGGCTGATCATCGAGGTTCATCCGTGCCCGGAAGAGGCGCTTTCCGACGGGCCCCAGTCACTCAGTTTCGACAATTTTTTGCTCATGATGGACAGTTTGAAAGAGGTGGCTAGCTGTGTCGGGAAAAAGATCCAGACTTTTTGA
- the dapG gene encoding aspartate kinase — MKIAVQKFGGTSVATPELREKVVERIKETAGEGHRVVAVVSAMGRAGDPYATDTLKVLLENICADVPLRELDLMMSCGEIISAGVLVATLWKHGIPSRVMNGQQAGLVTDGVYSQAQVIDCRTDYLLHCLEKGEVPVVAGFQGATSEGEINTMGRGGSDTTAVILGAALDADRVDIFTDVSGIATADPNVFKDARFISRLSYNEVTQLAYEGARVIHPAAIEVAMKNNVTIAVRNLGDGGSGTIITGTGSGMGKNYGVDPKQIITGIAHIPGLAQFMVDFTASDADLELEMFEKLGEAGISIDLIGVFPLLKVFSVDGEMIGRTERILKKLNLHYSLKKECAKISVVGAGMRNIPGVMARIVKALRQQNIQILQTGDSNISICLLINGRDLVAAIKTLHDHFELQKENKIKTPFARVK; from the coding sequence GTGAAGATTGCTGTACAGAAATTTGGCGGTACATCCGTTGCCACGCCGGAGTTGCGGGAGAAGGTGGTTGAACGGATCAAGGAAACTGCCGGGGAAGGACACCGGGTGGTGGCCGTGGTTTCGGCGATGGGCCGGGCCGGGGATCCTTACGCGACCGATACGTTGAAGGTGTTGCTGGAAAACATATGCGCGGATGTTCCCCTGCGGGAACTGGACCTGATGATGTCCTGCGGGGAGATCATCTCCGCCGGGGTTCTGGTGGCCACCCTCTGGAAGCATGGAATTCCTTCCCGCGTGATGAACGGCCAGCAGGCCGGCCTGGTAACCGATGGAGTTTACAGTCAGGCCCAGGTCATTGATTGTCGTACAGATTATCTGCTTCACTGTCTGGAAAAAGGTGAGGTTCCGGTAGTAGCCGGTTTTCAGGGGGCTACCTCCGAGGGGGAGATAAATACGATGGGCCGGGGCGGCAGTGACACCACTGCCGTTATTCTCGGGGCAGCATTGGATGCAGATCGTGTGGATATTTTTACCGATGTCAGCGGTATTGCCACGGCCGATCCAAATGTTTTCAAGGATGCTCGCTTTATCAGCAGATTGAGCTACAACGAGGTCACCCAGCTGGCTTACGAGGGAGCAAGGGTTATTCATCCCGCAGCCATCGAGGTGGCCATGAAGAACAATGTCACCATCGCGGTGAGGAACCTGGGTGATGGAGGTTCCGGGACGATCATCACGGGTACTGGGAGCGGCATGGGGAAGAATTATGGCGTAGACCCGAAACAGATCATTACCGGCATTGCCCATATCCCCGGCCTGGCACAATTCATGGTTGATTTTACTGCTTCCGATGCCGATCTGGAACTGGAAATGTTCGAAAAACTCGGGGAAGCGGGGATCAGTATCGATCTCATCGGCGTATTCCCCCTCCTGAAGGTTTTTTCGGTGGATGGGGAGATGATCGGGCGGACGGAAAGAATACTGAAAAAACTGAACCTTCATTATTCCCTCAAGAAAGAGTGCGCCAAGATATCGGTGGTCGGGGCGGGGATGCGTAACATACCCGGGGTGATGGCCAGAATTGTCAAGGCTCTTCGGCAGCAAAACATTCAAATCTTGCAGACAGGAGATTCCAATATTTCCATCTGTCTCCTGATCAACGGCAGGGATCTGGTTGCGGCCATAAAGACACTGCATGACCATTTTGAACTGCAGAAAGAAAACAAGATCAAAACTCCCTTTGCCAGGGTAAAGTAG
- the asd gene encoding aspartate-semialdehyde dehydrogenase produces the protein MTRYNVAVVGATGMVGQKILQILEERRFPYKGLKLLASSRSAGRKIEVGSREYQVEEACPRAFEGVDFAFFSAGGDTSKKLVPEAVKRGTLVIDNSSAFRMSDDVPLVIPEVNPEAVKDHRGIIANPNCSTIQMVVVLQPLHREAEIKRVVVSTYQAISGAGREAMGELELQSSSYLEGGEVKAEYVPYRGAARNYQLAFSLVPQIDVFDEDGYTKEELKMIYETRKIMGLPDLPVTATTVRVPVFVGHSESINIEFARELSPERARDILNNAAGIIVSDDPENLIYPMPLEVADRDETFVGRIRRDRSVRHGLNVWVVADNLRKGAATNSVQIAELML, from the coding sequence ATGACCAGGTACAACGTTGCCGTGGTGGGTGCCACGGGTATGGTGGGACAGAAGATCTTGCAGATTCTTGAGGAGAGGCGCTTTCCTTACAAGGGTTTGAAGTTGCTGGCATCATCCCGTTCTGCCGGCCGAAAAATTGAAGTTGGTAGCCGGGAATACCAGGTGGAGGAGGCATGTCCCCGGGCTTTTGAAGGGGTGGACTTTGCTTTTTTCAGTGCCGGAGGGGATACAAGCAAGAAGTTGGTTCCCGAGGCAGTAAAACGCGGGACACTTGTGATTGATAACAGCAGTGCATTCCGTATGTCCGATGATGTACCGCTGGTAATTCCGGAAGTGAATCCGGAGGCGGTCAAAGATCACCGGGGTATCATTGCCAATCCCAACTGTTCGACCATCCAGATGGTGGTTGTTCTTCAACCGTTGCACCGGGAAGCGGAGATAAAAAGAGTGGTGGTTTCAACATACCAGGCTATCTCCGGTGCCGGAAGAGAGGCCATGGGTGAGTTGGAATTGCAGAGCAGTTCCTACCTTGAAGGGGGCGAGGTAAAGGCCGAGTATGTGCCGTACCGGGGGGCGGCAAGGAATTATCAGCTGGCTTTCAGCCTGGTTCCACAGATAGACGTTTTCGACGAGGATGGCTATACAAAGGAAGAACTGAAGATGATATATGAGACGCGCAAGATCATGGGGCTGCCCGATTTGCCCGTCACTGCCACGACGGTCAGGGTACCTGTTTTTGTCGGCCATTCGGAATCGATCAACATCGAATTTGCACGGGAACTTTCTCCGGAAAGAGCCCGTGACATCTTGAACAACGCGGCAGGAATTATCGTCTCCGATGATCCGGAAAACCTGATCTATCCGATGCCGCTGGAGGTTGCTGATCGTGATGAGACCTTCGTGGGAAGAATAAGAAGGGACCGTTCGGTCAGGCATGGGTTGAATGTATGGGTGGTCGCTGACAACCTGCGCAAGGGGGCGGCAACAAATTCTGTCCAGATTGCGGAACTGATGCTCTAG
- the dapF gene encoding diaminopimelate epimerase: MKFTKMQTLGKDFIVMEDPEGNFESPGSLACDLCRRRFSIGADGLLVIQPSDQGDYRLRIFNRDGSEAEMSGDALLCTCRYIDARCNYEKGMVLETKGGLKKAIALADDLARINMGEPELRSDLVPVAGARRAILSDTIRVGTRTFKFAAVGFGTPHIIIFLEEDEAVPHATAPYLEKHEFFPRGANVGFVKVINPRKLMVYPWERGMGKTFSCGSAACAAVVAGMLRDELERLPGPVDVVVPGGTLRVQWEPGSEAFLEGTAREVFTGEI, translated from the coding sequence ATGAAATTTACCAAGATGCAGACGTTGGGGAAAGATTTTATCGTCATGGAAGATCCGGAAGGGAATTTTGAATCCCCGGGTTCCCTGGCATGCGATCTATGCCGTCGCCGTTTTTCCATAGGTGCGGATGGGTTGTTGGTGATCCAGCCTTCCGATCAGGGAGATTACCGCCTGCGTATCTTCAATCGGGACGGGAGTGAAGCGGAGATGAGCGGTGATGCTTTGCTCTGTACCTGTCGTTATATTGATGCCCGTTGCAACTATGAAAAAGGCATGGTGCTGGAAACCAAAGGAGGGTTGAAGAAGGCGATAGCTCTTGCGGATGATCTGGCCAGGATCAATATGGGTGAACCGGAATTGCGTAGCGATCTGGTGCCCGTTGCGGGTGCACGCAGGGCAATTTTGAGCGATACAATCAGGGTGGGAACGAGAACTTTCAAGTTTGCGGCGGTGGGTTTTGGCACCCCGCATATCATTATTTTTCTGGAAGAAGATGAGGCTGTACCCCATGCAACAGCCCCTTATCTGGAAAAGCACGAGTTTTTTCCTCGAGGGGCCAATGTGGGATTTGTCAAAGTAATAAATCCGAGAAAATTGATGGTCTATCCCTGGGAAAGAGGGATGGGTAAAACTTTCTCCTGTGGAAGTGCGGCCTGTGCAGCAGTCGTGGCCGGGATGCTGAGGGACGAACTGGAGCGTCTGCCTGGCCCCGTGGATGTGGTTGTGCCCGGCGGCACTTTGCGCGTACAATGGGAACCGGGCAGCGAGGCATTCCTGGAAGGGACGGCCCGGGAAGTTTTTACCGGAGAAATATGA